The Patescibacteria group bacterium genomic sequence CTCTTTCTTTTTTCGCTCCGGGTAGATCATAATGCATAGGAATCACTAAACGCGGTTCAATTTGGCTTATGAGTTCGGGGATTTTGTCGCAAGATAAGGCATGTTTACTACCCGCAGAAACAAAAAGAATATCCACATCGCCCAAGGCGTCAACCATTTCCTCGGAGAGAAGATGCCCTAAATCGCCAAGGTGCACCAAAACCATACCTTCCACAACATAGCGGTAGATAATATTACCGCCGCGCTCTTTACCCTCTTTACCATCGTGAAAGGCGGGAAAACCTACAATGTAGACATCTTTCACCTCATACTCACCCGGGCTATCAATAATAAAAGGCTCGCCGATAATCCCTGAAACATAATTATGGTCATGATGGTTATGGCTCACAGTCACAATATCAGCCTTGCTTTTTATACCCCTTAAACCCGTTTCAGGACCAAAAGGATCGGTAAGCAGAACCAGGTCTTTGATTTGAATTTTGAAACAAGAAAATCCAAGCCAGGAGATAATCATATTTCTTTCGGTAATTAGTAATTAGTAATCAGTAATTGGTAATCAGTAATCAGGGAATTATTGGCCCGAAGGGCCAAAAAAATTACCAATTACTAATTACGGATTACTAGTTTATTTTAACATAAGGTATTTGGTTTGACAACAATCATCTTTACAGATATAATGGGCAATAGAACAAGAACTTAAGAGGTAGTGTCCACTTTACCTATCATTTTTTATGAAAAAAATCGAGGATAAAAAACCCGAAAAAACTGAATTAAAATCACCAAGGAAAAATTCTTTAGGCGCTTTTTTAGCGAAAAAAGAGAAGAATAAAGAAGACTCAACAATGCACAAATTACTCAAAGAGAAAACGAACCTCTTTAAGATACCTCAAGTGGGAGAAATCATTAAAGGTAAAGTGATGCGCCAAGCAAAGAATGAGATAGAAGTAGACGTGGAAGGTATTGGCGTGGGCGTTATTCGCGGTCCCGAACTTTATCAAAATCCTGATCAGGAAATGAAAATCGGGGACCAAATCGTCGCTACTATTCTGGAGGTGGAAAATGAGGACGGCAGAATGGAGCTCTCTTCAAAAAGAGCCTACCGCGACGCCGCTTGGGAGGAGATTAATAAAATTATTGAAAACCACGAAACCATTGAGGTCAGAATCACCCAGGCGAATAAAGGCGGACTCTTAACCCAAGTGAAGGGGATCGCGGCCTTCCTGCCAGTTTCCCAACTGCATCATGAACACTACCCGAGGGTGGAAGACGCGGATCGCAATAAAATACTCACTAAATTGAACAAACTCGTAAATCAAACCTTGAAGGTTAAAATTATTGATGCCAACGCGGAGGAAGATCGTCTGATCATCTCGGAAAAACAAGCTACCTCCGAGGAGCAGAGGGATATTTTGGACAAACTCAAAGCCGGCGATGTCGTAGAGGGGGAAATTACGGGCGTGGTTAATTTCGGCGCCTTTATGCGTTTTAATGATCTAGAAGGATTGATCCATATTTCGGAATTAGCCTGGCAACGGATTGAGAATCCCGAAGACATTGTTAAAGTCGGAGACAAGGTCAAAGCTAAAATCATCAGCATTGACGCTAATCGCATCTCTCTTTCCTTAAAATCCCTGCAAAAAGATCCTTGGGAGAAAAAAATTAAAAAATATAAAGTCGGCAATACCGTAGAGGGAGAAATCACCAAATTGTCTCCTTTCGGCGCCTTTGTGCAACTGGATGAGGATATTCATGGTCTCGCGCACATCTCCGAAATTACAGACGATCCATCGCAGCTGGAGAATATGGTCAAGATAGGGGAAAAAAGAAAATTTAAAATTCTTTCCATTGAACCTCAAGAACACCGCTTGGGTTTATCCATGAAGGCTTTGACCGAAGAAAAATCCCCAAAGGAAACTAAAACTCCCAAAGCAGCAAAGAAAAAAATGGCTAAAAAAAAGAAGGCGCCCGCTAAAGCTAAAAAATAATTTTCGTAATATTTTTTTCTCTTTTCAGCTATTTCCGAGCAAGACAAAAAGCTCGGATTTATAATATCAACATCTTGTAACTTATAACGTGTAACTTATAACTCAAGAAAATGCTAATACCTTGCGTTACAAGTTTCAAGTTACAAGTTATAAAATAATGATTATACTCAATAAAGTTCAAGAAGCAATTGAAAACCACAGACTAATCAAAGACGGTGGAACGATTATCGTCGCTTGCTCTGGCGGTCCGGATTCGGTTTGCCTGACTCACATCTTGTGGCAATTACAAAAAAAGTTGGGATTCAAAATCATTCTGGCGCATTTAAACCACAACTTACGGGGGAAAGAAAGCGATAGCGATAGCTGTTTTGTCCAAAAATTAGCAAAAGAACTAAACCTGCCCTTGGAAAATAAAAAGTTGCGGAGAAAGCCAAAAAACGAAGCAACCGCAAGAGAAGCCCGCTATACTTTCCTCGAACAAGTAAGAAAAAAACACGAGGGGCAGAGCATCGCGGCAGCGCACACGGCTGACGACCAAGCAGAAACTATTCTTTTGAACCTCTTGCGCGGAGCGGGGCTCGCCGGACTCGCGGGCATGCGGCATAAAAACAACTTCCTGATCCGTCCGCTTTTAGAATGCGGACGCGGAGAAATCCTCGGCTATCTTAAAGAAAACCGCCTTGCTTATCGCAACGACTCGTCAAATTTTGATTTAAAATATACCCGCAATAAAATCCGACACAAGCTCTTGCCTCTTCTGAAAAAAGAATACAATCCGCAAATTAGGAAAAATCTCCTCAAACTCGGAGAAGTGAGCCGCGCCGCAGAAGAGTATATTAGCGAGGAGGCTAAAAATTTTATCTGCCGCAATTCCAATCCTCTTCCCCTCAAATCTTGGCAAACCCTGCCTCCTATTTTAAAAACAGAAACCTTGAGGCAGATGATCGGCTCTGTCTTGGGTGGAGCCAAAGACATTTACGCCGTCCATCTAGAAGAGATGGTAAAAATGCTGGAAAGCCCCCGCGGCAATAAAAAAAAGAACCTGCCGCGTGGGTTGCAGATTCTCAAGAAAGATGGTAGAATCTTAGTGTTTAGGGGGGATAAATTTAATGATTGGCGAATTTAAAATCCCTTGTAATAACTTGTAGGACTTAACAGCATTTTCCGTTAAAACCCACTCATCCGGAATATTATGCAGACTACCCATAGGGTCGTGATCATGGCAGAGATCGGACTTTAGGTTTCCCACTCCTTCCCTCAAGTCGCATTCATTTCTTGCCGCTTTCGGATCATCTTGAATGTTCTCTAAACGGCTGATTTCTCTTTCCGCTTGAGCAATAAGCCCTCGCGCTTTTTTCATTGTAATCTTCACGGGTTGCCTCCTTTGAAAATACGGTTAGTATATAAAGAAAAGAGCCAATCTACACAATTTTATAACTTTAAAACCTGTGATGCGAATTATTAAACATAATAAATAACCCTATTTTTGTCAATAAAATATGAAAAAAATGAAAAACATTGTTAAAAATTTATTAATCGCCTTTGTGGTTTTTCTGTTTATCGCGGGCTTTTTCTCGCTCTACAATGCCCCAGGCTTTGAGCAACGCAAACAGGTCTCTTTAACCGCTTTAGCCCAAGAGATTAAAGATGACAAGGTAAAAATCATTGAGATTCAAGAAGACCAATTAAATATTGAGCTTAGGGACAATACCAAACAGGAAAGCCAAAAAGAAGTAGGGGTGTCTTTATTCGATTCTTTAAACGGCTTTGACGTGCCTAAAGACAAAATTGACCAAGTGGAAATTAATGTCAAGGATCTATCCGGCACTAAATTCTGGCTTAATACGGTTTTACCTTTTTTACTGCCTATTCTTTTGATCGGCGGCTTTATCTGGTTTATGTTCCGAGGAGTGCAGCGCGGCAACCGCAACGCGCTCTCCTTTGGTGAAGCCCGCGTCCGCGAGCAAAAACCCGAAGACCCTAAAAAGCGAAAAACCACCTTCGATGATGTGGCAGGCTGCCACGAAGCCAAGGAGGAATTAAAAGAAGTGGTGGATTTTTTGAAAAATCCACGCAAGTACCTCGCAATGGGAGCGCGCATTCCTAAAGGCGCAATGCTCATCGGTCCGCCAGGGACAGGTAAAACCCTTCTTGCCCGAGCCGTGGCAGGGGAGGCGAACGTGCCTTTTTTCCATATGTCTGGCTCGGAATTTGTGGAGATGTTCGTTGGCGTCGGCGCGAGCCGCGTCCGCGACCTTTTCGCAAAGGCAAAAAAGGCGGCGCCAGCGATTGTTTTCGTAGACGAAATTGACGCCGTGGGACGCCAACGCGGCGCTGGCCTCGGAGGCTCACACGACGAGCGTGAACAGACTTTAAATCAAATCTTGGTGGAGATGGATGGTTTTGAGCAAGACACTAACGTGATTGTCGTTGCCGCCACCAATAGACCAGATGTTTTAGATCCAGCGCTGCTTAGACCCGGACGTTTCGACCGCCGTATTGTTTTAGATCTGCCGGATATAAACGACCGCATTGCGATTTTAAAAGTGCACATTAAAGGCAAACCTCTGACGGCTAATGTTGATTTGCGCGAAGTTGCCGAGCGCACGCCGGGTTTTTCCGGCGCGGATTTGGCAAATATGGTAAACGAAGGGGCGATTGCCGCCGCCCGCCACAATCAAAAAGAGGTGAAGCAAAAGGACTTTTTGGAGGCGATTGAAAAAGTGCTTTTGGGCCCAGAGCGCAAAAGTCATGTCTTAAATAAAAGGGAAAAACGGATCACAGCCTATCACGAGGCAGGGCACGCGCTGGTTACCCATATCCTGCCCCATGCTGACCCGGTGCATAAAATTTCCATCATCTCCCGCGGTCTTGCCGCGGGCTACACCCTGAAGCTCCCTTCCGAGGATCGCAAACTGCACTCCAAATCCGAGTTTTTAGACGAACTCTCTGTACTCCTCGCGGGTCAAATCGCGGAAAAAGAAATATTTAATGAATTAACCACGGGCGCGGCTAACGATCTGCGCGAGGCAACGCGGCTTGCTAGAAGCCTCGTTATGGAATACGGGATGAGCGACCTTGGACCGATGACCTTTGGCGAGCGCGAGGAACTTATTTTCCTTGGCCGCACTATTTCCGAAAACCGCGACTATGGCGAGGCTGTCGCCAGCCAAATTGACGCGGAAGTGAAAAAATTTATCCAAAACGCGTCCCAATCCGCCACAAAGGTTATTCAAAATCAGAAAGAAAAATTAGAACTTATCGCCCAAACCCTGATTAAAAAAGAAACAATTGAAAGAGCGGAGTTTGAAAAGTTAATGAAAGGAGAGCCAAAAACAGAGCCTAAAACGCAAAAGAAGGAAAGGAAAATGCAGGAAAACGAGAAGGTTGAAAAGATAGAAGCGCTATAGAGAATTTCTAATTTTCAATTTCTAATTTCTATTAAATTTTTAATAGGTTAATTTTCAAATACTTGTTTTAAAAGGAAGTTTAAAAATTAAAACATTAGAAATTTAATGAAAATTTGTGCTTGAAAATTGAAAATTAAAAAAAGGGTCCGTAGCTCAGTGGTAGAGCGCCCGGCTCATAACCGGTTGGTCATAGGTTCGATCCCTATCGGACCCACAATAAAAAGTGAAAAGTTAAAAGTTACAATTAAAAATTAAAGGTTCAAAATTTAAAATTGTAATTTTTAATTTTTCATTTTACATTTTTAATTTATTCCGGGCCCATGGCTCAGTTGGTAGAGCGCCTCCATGGCATGGAGGAGGTCACCGGTCCGAATCCGGTTGGGTCCACTCGAATTTTGAAACTTATACAACATAAAACGCGGAACATAAAAAATTTCCCAAGAAGGGAAATTTTTGGTATAGAATCAAAATCAAATCAAAATTGACCCCGTTAGAAACATACCCCGCAGCTTGGCTAGCGGTTAACGTAGAAATATAGATAACTCGTGCGGTTGGGTTTCATGCCCCGCGCGAGTTTCTAACGGGGTTGACAAAAAATTTTTGTAATGTTATATAGATATGTCTTGCTAAACTCAAAACAATTGTTCATTCATTAAAGGAGGGAAAAGATGCCTAACAAGATAGGAAGGAAAAATTCCAGACCGAGGCATATGGAGGTATTAGAGATTCCGATTGATCCTAGAACTGGAAAAAAGGCGGATTGGGTGGGAATTAACCGAGGCAAACAGGTGATAGGATTTTTTATTACTGTTGAACAAGAAAGCATAACGCCCGGGGCAAGAACCAACAGGGGCTGGAAATATTACCCTATCCCAGAGGAGGCATATTATGTTCTCTTTAATGTGACACCTGACGACCATCCAAAGATGAGAGACAATATAATCAAAATCGCGGAATTCCGCGATCAAAATAAGCAAAAGATGGAAACTTCTCGCGTGGAATCAAAATAAACGCGAGTTTTTTTAAATAAAAAACCTGCAGTTTTTAGCTACAGGTTGTTTTTTTGTACCAAAGTAATTTTTGAAAAAAAATCCTTGTATGCTGGCGCCACTCCGATATGGAAGGTCATACTCCTTAATGATTCCATAGTGGCGTCTAAAGCGCCAGCCCACTCAAGGTCGTCTAAAATGAATTTGAGACATTCCCTTTCGTGAGAGGAAATATTTTTATAAGAAATATCAAACGCCATTCCAGAGCAGTGCGTGGGCAGTTCTATTCTGGCATTAACATTGGAGCGAGAAAGAATCTTCTGGTATGCCAGCGTGCGCACCAAGGAAGTGATTTCCAAGGGTGTAAATTTCCCTCCAGATGCTTCAACAAGGCGCCGCGTTTCATAAGCGATATATATAATCGCCCCTGCAGCTTCTTTTGAAATCTGCTCGTATAATTTCCGATTGTTCGGGTCTTTCTTGCCAACATCATTCCGGACAAGAAATCCAAAGTAATCAGGATTATTCGGTAATTGGACGAGCCCAGCATCTTGCAGGTCTTGGGGTATTTTATATTTTAGATCATCCTTTTTGACCCAAAGCCACAACCTGCTTGGAACCCTATCCCTCCCTTTGATAGGACTTTGATAGTTTTTCCAGAGTTCCCTGAAAGCTCCCGGACTTTGACGATATAATGTGAGCAATTCTTCTGCCCTTTTGATACGAAACCAATAAGTAGGCGAAGAATCGCGAGCTAGATGCTTTTTGACCCCTAAATACAGTGGTCGGTTATACGCCGGACTGCACTTAAAGAATATCTCTGACATAGTAATAGGTCCAGAGATTCCGGAAGATCCTTTGGCAAGGTTTATAAGTTCATTAGTCCCGCCTTCGCCGCAATGATAAGCGGCTATGGCTAAATCACGACCACCGAACTTTCCTTCTAATCTTTGAAGATATTGAGCCGCTGCAGGAATGGCTAATTCAGGAACCATCCTATCATCCCTTATAATTGTTTGATAAGGAATTCTTTGCCGTTTGGTTATATATCTTATTTTCTTCCCCTTTTTTGTCCTGACCTTGACGGCAATCCTTTTGGAAACAATTTTATATCTGGTACCTCTTTCTATCTTCAGACCCATTTGTTTTGCCGTGCCTTCAGCAATCTGCATCGGACCTTTAGGACCAGTGGGGCTTTGAACCGCAAGACCCCAGCTTTCTAAGAAGCAAATAGCCTCTAGGGTCTTTTTGGGGAAACTGCTGACTCGTTCAGCTTTTCTAAAGGCGCTTTGAAGCTTTTTTGAGCTTACCACACGCTTAGCCCCTTCTAGGGATTCAGGGTGGCGCAAAATGACAAAGGTTTGGCTTTCAATCATTTGCCTTGTCCTTTGACCTAAAATTTCATTAGTCATATTTGCCCTCGAAATTCCGATCCCGTCAATCTGTTCCGGCGGCACGAAATATCTTGGTTTTTTCTCCTCTTGGCAACTAATTAACAATGAACAAAGAAAAATCACAACAATAAAAGTAAATCTCTTCATAGCGTCCGTCCTCCCTTATCTATTACGATCTATATCTATAAAACATTCAAAACAATTTTTCAGTGATTGAAAAATGATTATGGCACATTTATTGAAAAAATGCAAGGAAAAGTACATCGTCATTGCGAGGGATCCGCCCAGGGTGGATTTTATAATTCAAGATATATTAAAAAGCAGAGAAACAAGATTCTCTGCTTGAAGTTTTGGATTAAGTAAAGTGCTTCTGCACTCTGCTTAATACCTCTTGGTATAAACATTGCGGGATAGACTTGCCATCCTTGGGCGGACAATGGCAGTTGAACATCCCGTGACGGGCATAATTTTCACTTCTGTGCCAGATATCCGCTAAAGATTCTTTGCGGACATCCTCACTGAATACAGTTACGTCATCGCCAGGGCAGCGCAGAACAATCCCACGCGAAGTGATATACATTCCGCAGGCAACCTGGTTGCAGGGGTGACCGCCAGCGTAAGCGGAAACCCCATTCTCTGAAAGTTCTTTAAGCGTATTTACACCCTTTTCAATATTATAAATATTGATCCGGGTATACAGTGCGATGAGCTCTTCTTCCCGCGGCGTAAGGTCTTTCCACGATTCCCGCGCTCTACCCGCGCACATAGAAACAGTAGTTACGGGGTAGATATTGCGCTCCCGAGCAAAGACATAAATGTCATAAATTTCGTGAATATTCTGCTTAGTGATTGGAACAATGGCAAGGCACAGCCTTGTTGGCTGACCCTGATTAAATCCGGCTTCTGCTAGAAGTTCTAGAGCGCGGTTGCGCTTTTCAGTATAACCTTGAACGCCGACCATTTCATCTTGCAAAGCTGGATCAAAGGAATTAAAGCCGACATTAAGACTCACACCCAGATCCTTGATGACACTGACCAACTCCCGAGCAGAAAGATTGAAATATTTATTGGCTAGCGCGTCATCGCCTAAGACATGGGCTTTCGTAAAAATATTGACCTTAATGCCTAAACTTTTTAATTGTTCCAAAAAAATTAGAAAATACTTATCCTCAAAAGGCTCGCCGGCACCTAAAATCTTAATGCTTTCTAAACCAAGTTCTTGGGCCTGACTATTAATCAAATATAATATCTCTATAGGCAGTAAACAAGGATTTGAACTACGGTTTACAGCGCCATTGCGCCGGAAACAATGAGGACAATTTAAGGAACAATACTCGCCGAAATCAAGATCCAGAGTGAGTAATTTGCCGGTATTTTGCGCAAGATATTCTTTACTAAAACTCCAGCCATCCACATCATTAACAAAGTTATTTGGCACCTGCTCTTTGCCGGGGCAAATAGGATTGATTTGATGGGGAAAAATGGACCTGCGTTTAGAGAAATCATTTTGCGTAAGGGCTGAACTTATCGCAATAATTATTTGCTTGGTGTTATCCTTATTTTTGCGCGGAATATCGGGTAAATTAACGCCTTCTTGCTCACTCTCATAGCGATCAGAAAGATTAGTAGCCCTGTTCCGATCAAGCCAAGTAAAACCGTCAGGAATCGCACCTTTGCAGGTCAAGATAAAATTCTTGTCATCCACTTTGGTCAGTTCAACTTCAATATTGGTTTCATAACCTTTTTCACTTAGGACGTGTAAAATCGTGGGTCCGGTTTGGAAACCATAACCATAAATCAAAAACTGAACAGCAGAAGTGTTATAGCCGGCAAAAAGCGGCATTACCAGATTGATTGTTAAACACACGATAGCCGCCAAAATAAACCAAAAATTTCTTTTCATTTTCAATTACCTCCTTAAAAAACATGCAGAATTTCAACAAGAGAAGTTTTGAAGGGGAGAGGATAAAATGGCGGTCTTTTATCCTCTCCTTGAGATTATGCTGTCTGTAGCACCTTTGCCTCTATATTTTTATAGAAATTTTGAGGCAAAGAGAAACCATCACGGGCAACACAATGATAATTGTATCGCTTGCCGTACTTGGCTCGCTGATAGTTGGAAGATTTCATCCAAACATCCCGTAAGGATGTTTCTTGACGAATATCACGAGTGAAGATAGTGCTCTGATCCACTCTACCGGGACAGAGATTGACCTGTCCAGATAGATTCAGGAAGAATCCGGCGGCGGTTTGATTACAAACATGGCATCCAGGATATAAGGACACCCCATCTTCCACAAAAGTTTCCTTGGAGATAAGATTTTTTTGGACTGCCCAGATGTAAATCTTGGCCCACAGATCTTCAAGTTCCGAAATATACTCTTTATGCTTTTTCTCGAGTTCCAACTCGTCTAGCCCTTTACCACTGATAGTTGTTGGACAGGTCAACATATAAATATTTCTCGGTCTTGCCCATGAATACAGATCGAAAATTTCATCTACATTCTCTGGTTTTACTGGCGCGGCGATCATCGCTAAACGAGTCGCTTCGCCTTCGTAGTATTCATTAAATCCAGCTTTAACTAGATTTAATAACGCCTGATCTCTAAAATCCACATAATTTTTCAGCAATGCAGACGATTTATACTTATCTACACCTGTGAAACTTTCTTGCATCTCACGATTAAAAGAATTAAAGCCAAGTAAAATGCTAACTTTCAATTCTTTAATTCGTTGCGTTAACTCCAATCCGGAATAAATTCCACGATGGCTATTATACTTTCTGGCTAACTCATCGCAACCTAATACATGTCCTTTGCTAAAAACTGCTACTCCAACATCTAATTTGGTCATTTCTTCCAGAAATTCAAGAAATCTTGAATTCTGGAATGGTTCGCCCCTGCCCAAGATCTTGATTTGCTTTAAACCAAGCGTTTTCGCTTCTTGAACATAGCCCACTATTTCCTCGTGGGTGAGAGGGTTATTGGCGAGGTCAAAACGCTTGTCCCTGCGAAAACAATGCGGACAGGCAAGTCCGCAAGTATTGCCAATATCAAGGTCCATAGTTAATAATCGCGCTGTCCCGTCTGGAAGGGTAGAATGTAATTCCTCTTTACTAATATTGCCCCACCATTTGACGTTATTCTTATAACCTTCAGGGAATTGGCCGGGGAACATTACAGGAATTTTGGCAGTGAGCAGATCCAAAGACGAATCGCGTCTTTGAATTATGGCTAACACATAAAGCATTGTTGGCTCTGCCTTCATTGCTGCGACCTTTTTGACAGAGACCTGAACATGCGGCTTGGACTCAACTGGGATTTCTAGCCAACCAGCGCCTTCGCCTTTAAACGAAAACTTGCCAGAATTCTTACCATCTATTGAAATAATTTCTCCGTAATTGACACTAACTTCATTACTTGTTCCGTCCAGCGTTAAAAACGACAGACAACCCTCTCCGGTTGTATCAATGCCTTTTACTGCCAGCGAGTGGCTAATATCCAAAGACACATTCATCGCCACGAGCATAACCGACACGAGAATAATTAATATTCTTTTCATTTTCAATTACCTCCTCATTTAAACTGGGTTACAACCTCATCTACATTGTCTTTGACTCGCTCGCAAATCTGCTTTTTGATTTCCGCAATGGTATCGGGATCCAAGCCCAGCTCTTTTGCTTTTTCCTTTAATTCATTAAGCAGGAAATATATTTCCATAAGGGCGTAGCCAAATCCCATGCTGTAATTATTCCGAGCCACGCCATCGCAGATAGTCTTCATATAATTTGGCACATTTTCTTCCATCCTTCTATCCTCCTATTTCCTCTTTTAAGGGTGAGCGTTAAACATTTATTTGACAAAGTTCATTTTTTGTTTTGTTATGACATTATAGCATATCTAAATATAATTGTCAATAGTTTTGGTCAAATTGACTTAATTATTTGTCTTTAAAATGGAGATAAAAATGATAATTAAATATTTTGTTGAAAGGTCTTGACACAAAAATAGGGGGAGTATATAATAAAAACAAGGGTAAACCCCCTTAATCCCCCTTATCAGGGGGAAAATTAATTTCCCTCCCTGATAATGGAGGGTTGGGTTAATTCTTCCCCAGAATAAAAAATACTCATAACAACAAACATCTATGCCTAAAATTGACTCAAGTTTACAAGCCGCTCTATCTGACCTTGGTTTTAGCGACAAGGAAACCAAGGTGTATTTAGCTTTGCTTGAAATAGGAAGAGGAACCGTGAGCGCGATTGCCCGCACTGCGAGTATTAACCGCACCACGGGATATAATATCTTGGATGTTCTAGTGAGCAAGGGTTTAGCGCGCATTTCCGGCAAAGAGCCGAAAGAGGAATATGTGGCGGAAGCGCCGAATGTGATTACCAAACTTTTGAAAGAAAAAATCGCCGCGTATGAAGCGCAACTAAAAAAAGCGGCAAAACTTGTGCCGCAACTAGCGACGATCCACAATATTGTTGACCGACCGAAGGTAAAATTTTATGAAGGGAAAGAAGGATTAATTGAAGTTTATGAAGATACTTTAACCTCCACCGAAGAAATCAGAGCTTATGCTACTTTGGATGATATGTATCAGGCCTTGCCTAATTATTTTCCCGACTATTTTAAGAGGCGAGCGAAAAAGAAGATTCCAATTAAAGCTATTATTCCTTTTACAAAAGTGGCTACCGAAAGAATGAAATACAACAAAGAAGAGATGAGAACTGCAGCTTTAATTCCTGAGAGACAATTTCGCTTTTCACCCGAGATCAACATCTATGACAATAAAGTAATGATCGCCTCTTGGCGGGAAAAACTGGGGATTATTATTGAGAG encodes the following:
- a CDS encoding MBL fold metallo-hydrolase, whose protein sequence is MIISWLGFSCFKIQIKDLVLLTDPFGPETGLRGIKSKADIVTVSHNHHDHNYVSGIIGEPFIIDSPGEYEVKDVYIVGFPAFHDGKEGKERGGNIIYRYVVEGMVLVHLGDLGHLLSEEMVDALGDVDILFVSAGSKHALSCDKIPELISQIEPRLVIPMHYDLPGAKKERALEPLNKFCEEMGISPESQLDKLKIRKKDLTSEETEIKILKKQ
- a CDS encoding S1 RNA-binding domain-containing protein is translated as MKKIEDKKPEKTELKSPRKNSLGAFLAKKEKNKEDSTMHKLLKEKTNLFKIPQVGEIIKGKVMRQAKNEIEVDVEGIGVGVIRGPELYQNPDQEMKIGDQIVATILEVENEDGRMELSSKRAYRDAAWEEINKIIENHETIEVRITQANKGGLLTQVKGIAAFLPVSQLHHEHYPRVEDADRNKILTKLNKLVNQTLKVKIIDANAEEDRLIISEKQATSEEQRDILDKLKAGDVVEGEITGVVNFGAFMRFNDLEGLIHISELAWQRIENPEDIVKVGDKVKAKIISIDANRISLSLKSLQKDPWEKKIKKYKVGNTVEGEITKLSPFGAFVQLDEDIHGLAHISEITDDPSQLENMVKIGEKRKFKILSIEPQEHRLGLSMKALTEEKSPKETKTPKAAKKKMAKKKKAPAKAKK
- the tilS gene encoding tRNA lysidine(34) synthetase TilS → MIILNKVQEAIENHRLIKDGGTIIVACSGGPDSVCLTHILWQLQKKLGFKIILAHLNHNLRGKESDSDSCFVQKLAKELNLPLENKKLRRKPKNEATAREARYTFLEQVRKKHEGQSIAAAHTADDQAETILLNLLRGAGLAGLAGMRHKNNFLIRPLLECGRGEILGYLKENRLAYRNDSSNFDLKYTRNKIRHKLLPLLKKEYNPQIRKNLLKLGEVSRAAEEYISEEAKNFICRNSNPLPLKSWQTLPPILKTETLRQMIGSVLGGAKDIYAVHLEEMVKMLESPRGNKKKNLPRGLQILKKDGRILVFRGDKFNDWRI
- the ftsH gene encoding ATP-dependent zinc metalloprotease FtsH; the protein is MKNIVKNLLIAFVVFLFIAGFFSLYNAPGFEQRKQVSLTALAQEIKDDKVKIIEIQEDQLNIELRDNTKQESQKEVGVSLFDSLNGFDVPKDKIDQVEINVKDLSGTKFWLNTVLPFLLPILLIGGFIWFMFRGVQRGNRNALSFGEARVREQKPEDPKKRKTTFDDVAGCHEAKEELKEVVDFLKNPRKYLAMGARIPKGAMLIGPPGTGKTLLARAVAGEANVPFFHMSGSEFVEMFVGVGASRVRDLFAKAKKAAPAIVFVDEIDAVGRQRGAGLGGSHDEREQTLNQILVEMDGFEQDTNVIVVAATNRPDVLDPALLRPGRFDRRIVLDLPDINDRIAILKVHIKGKPLTANVDLREVAERTPGFSGADLANMVNEGAIAAARHNQKEVKQKDFLEAIEKVLLGPERKSHVLNKREKRITAYHEAGHALVTHILPHADPVHKISIISRGLAAGYTLKLPSEDRKLHSKSEFLDELSVLLAGQIAEKEIFNELTTGAANDLREATRLARSLVMEYGMSDLGPMTFGEREELIFLGRTISENRDYGEAVASQIDAEVKKFIQNASQSATKVIQNQKEKLELIAQTLIKKETIERAEFEKLMKGEPKTEPKTQKKERKMQENEKVEKIEAL
- a CDS encoding DUF5715 family protein gives rise to the protein MKRFTFIVVIFLCSLLISCQEEKKPRYFVPPEQIDGIGISRANMTNEILGQRTRQMIESQTFVILRHPESLEGAKRVVSSKKLQSAFRKAERVSSFPKKTLEAICFLESWGLAVQSPTGPKGPMQIAEGTAKQMGLKIERGTRYKIVSKRIAVKVRTKKGKKIRYITKRQRIPYQTIIRDDRMVPELAIPAAAQYLQRLEGKFGGRDLAIAAYHCGEGGTNELINLAKGSSGISGPITMSEIFFKCSPAYNRPLYLGVKKHLARDSSPTYWFRIKRAEELLTLYRQSPGAFRELWKNYQSPIKGRDRVPSRLWLWVKKDDLKYKIPQDLQDAGLVQLPNNPDYFGFLVRNDVGKKDPNNRKLYEQISKEAAGAIIYIAYETRRLVEASGGKFTPLEITSLVRTLAYQKILSRSNVNARIELPTHCSGMAFDISYKNISSHERECLKFILDDLEWAGALDATMESLRSMTFHIGVAPAYKDFFSKITLVQKNNL
- a CDS encoding radical SAM protein, whose translation is MKRNFWFILAAIVCLTINLVMPLFAGYNTSAVQFLIYGYGFQTGPTILHVLSEKGYETNIEVELTKVDDKNFILTCKGAIPDGFTWLDRNRATNLSDRYESEQEGVNLPDIPRKNKDNTKQIIIAISSALTQNDFSKRRSIFPHQINPICPGKEQVPNNFVNDVDGWSFSKEYLAQNTGKLLTLDLDFGEYCSLNCPHCFRRNGAVNRSSNPCLLPIEILYLINSQAQELGLESIKILGAGEPFEDKYFLIFLEQLKSLGIKVNIFTKAHVLGDDALANKYFNLSARELVSVIKDLGVSLNVGFNSFDPALQDEMVGVQGYTEKRNRALELLAEAGFNQGQPTRLCLAIVPITKQNIHEIYDIYVFARERNIYPVTTVSMCAGRARESWKDLTPREEELIALYTRINIYNIEKGVNTLKELSENGVSAYAGGHPCNQVACGMYITSRGIVLRCPGDDVTVFSEDVRKESLADIWHRSENYARHGMFNCHCPPKDGKSIPQCLYQEVLSRVQKHFT